Proteins co-encoded in one Streptomyces sp. NBC_01237 genomic window:
- a CDS encoding helix-turn-helix domain-containing protein, giving the protein MLEQPSFGRRLKQLRTERGLSQAVVAGDGMSTGYLSRLESGARQPTDRAVAHLAAQLGISPSEFEESRATSLAQILSLATSLESDETSELLAGALESAHGQEPMLRWQALWLLGQWKRRHGDQAAERVYLDELAALSEEIGLAELRARALTQLARSLRVTGEIVPAVEAAGTAYRLARENDLSTQDVAAALLVLVSVEAEAGRMPDARRHASELTSLVEGRSDTLWAESLWTAGALKVREGEFGVAQDLFQQALDGFDSRENLTIWLRLRVAMAELHLQKFPPEPDAAQRCIEAAEAALPFARTPALEQSLTALRARLAFHEGKFADARALLDRLGRAELRLPYQTRVRLEVLGNQLRILNGEEDEGLAGLQTLALQAQENSNIDLAAEIWRLAAECLMKARDKAQSAPAA; this is encoded by the coding sequence CTGTCGCAGGCGGTGGTCGCCGGGGACGGAATGTCCACCGGCTATCTCTCGCGCCTGGAATCGGGCGCACGCCAGCCCACCGACCGCGCCGTGGCACATCTGGCGGCGCAGCTGGGCATCAGCCCCTCGGAGTTCGAGGAATCCCGGGCCACCTCACTCGCGCAGATACTGTCGCTCGCCACCTCACTCGAATCCGACGAGACCAGCGAGCTGCTGGCCGGGGCGCTGGAGTCGGCGCACGGGCAGGAGCCGATGCTGCGCTGGCAGGCCCTGTGGCTGCTCGGCCAGTGGAAGCGCCGCCACGGCGACCAGGCCGCCGAGCGCGTCTACCTCGACGAACTCGCCGCGCTCAGCGAGGAGATCGGCCTGGCCGAGCTGCGGGCGCGGGCACTCACCCAGCTGGCCAGGTCCCTGCGTGTCACGGGCGAGATCGTCCCCGCGGTCGAGGCCGCCGGGACGGCCTACCGGCTGGCCCGGGAGAACGACCTCTCCACCCAGGACGTGGCCGCCGCGCTGCTGGTCCTGGTGTCCGTGGAGGCGGAGGCGGGCCGGATGCCGGACGCCCGCCGGCACGCGTCCGAGCTGACCTCCCTGGTGGAAGGCCGCTCCGACACCCTGTGGGCCGAATCGCTGTGGACCGCGGGCGCCCTCAAGGTCCGTGAGGGCGAGTTCGGTGTGGCGCAGGATCTCTTCCAGCAGGCCCTGGACGGCTTCGACAGCCGGGAGAACCTCACCATCTGGCTGCGGCTGCGGGTGGCCATGGCCGAACTGCACCTGCAGAAGTTCCCGCCGGAGCCCGATGCCGCCCAGCGGTGCATCGAGGCCGCCGAGGCGGCGCTCCCCTTCGCCCGCACACCCGCGCTCGAACAGTCGCTGACCGCTCTGCGGGCCCGCCTCGCCTTCCACGAGGGCAAGTTCGCCGATGCCCGCGCGCTGCTGGACCGGCTCGGCCGGGCCGAGCTGCGCCTGCCGTACCAGACCCGGGTACGCCTGGAGGTCCTCGGCAATCAGCTGCGCATCCTGAACGGCGAGGAGGACGAGGGCCTGGCAGGACTGCAGACCCTCGCCCTACAGGCCCAGGAGAACTCCAACATAGATCTCGCCGCCGAGATCTGGCGGCTGGCCGCCGAGTGCCTCATGAAGGCCCGCGACAAGGCGCAGAGCGCCCCGGCCGCCTGA
- a CDS encoding proline dehydrogenase family protein codes for MTDELSQRALLESAAEGLRKLATDTRCRVAFSAPGSVLQDILSPAARRYVLAPDRDGFLEQVGKLRARGYLVSAECAAPHQNADDPAQIEQVVAEYLSLLEAEPAPDRVGFELSQVGLARSSRLAVENTGRIAAAAARHGSEVVLSMERAPGVDAVLAVYRPLSDRYTNLGITLQAHLHRTEHDAATLARPGRTIRLVKGAFPEPPHIALPRGPALDDRFLDLAQSLVDGGVRLSLATQDPVVLAAAQERGLLERVTEIEMLHGVRPELLRHYRESGLVCRIYATYGTNWWLYLLQRLAEHPPMVLRALADIGSGRTDTVGIGY; via the coding sequence ATGACCGACGAGCTCTCCCAGCGTGCGCTGCTGGAATCCGCGGCCGAGGGGCTGCGCAAGCTGGCCACCGACACCCGGTGCCGGGTCGCGTTCTCCGCCCCCGGTTCGGTACTGCAGGACATCCTCTCCCCCGCCGCGCGGCGCTACGTACTGGCTCCCGACCGGGACGGGTTCCTCGAACAGGTCGGAAAGCTGCGGGCGAGGGGCTACCTGGTGTCCGCCGAGTGCGCCGCGCCCCATCAGAACGCCGACGATCCCGCGCAGATCGAGCAGGTCGTCGCGGAGTACCTGAGCCTGCTCGAAGCGGAACCGGCCCCCGACCGGGTCGGTTTCGAGCTGTCCCAGGTGGGCCTCGCCCGCTCGTCCCGCCTCGCCGTGGAGAACACCGGGCGGATCGCGGCCGCCGCGGCCCGGCACGGCAGCGAGGTCGTCCTCAGCATGGAGCGCGCGCCGGGCGTCGACGCCGTACTCGCCGTGTACCGCCCGCTCTCGGACCGGTACACGAACCTCGGGATCACGCTCCAGGCGCATCTGCACCGCACCGAGCACGACGCGGCGACGCTGGCCCGGCCCGGCCGCACGATCCGGCTGGTCAAGGGCGCCTTCCCCGAACCGCCCCACATCGCCCTGCCGCGCGGGCCCGCCCTCGACGACCGCTTCCTGGACCTCGCGCAGAGCCTCGTGGACGGCGGGGTCCGGCTGAGCCTCGCCACCCAGGACCCCGTGGTGCTCGCCGCGGCGCAGGAGCGCGGGCTGCTGGAACGCGTCACGGAGATCGAGATGCTGCACGGGGTACGGCCGGAACTGCTGCGGCACTACCGCGAGTCCGGGCTGGTGTGCCGGATCTACGCCACGTACGGGACGAACTGGTGGCTGTACCTGCTCCAGCGACTGGCCGAGCACCCGCCGATGGTCCTCAGGGCGCTGGCCGACATCGGCTCCGGCCGCACCGACACCGTCGGCATCGGCTACTGA